A region of Clostridium acetobutylicum ATCC 824 DNA encodes the following proteins:
- the secD gene encoding protein translocase subunit SecD, whose amino-acid sequence MKKKGRSTIFFIISVLIIAGLAYLGSTGLNVGDYRIKSFTESIDKGLDLQGGVSVVEEIQGKVNSDAMGRTIELLNLRVNKLGVSETTVSRVGNNKIEIDVPGMYNKDEVINKIGKTGKLKFVGPDKKTVLTGSDVKKATAGTDPNTNQPIISLQLNSSGTKKFADATQKFLGQKISIYMDTDLLSDPTVDSVITGGNAQITGNKSIQEAQRIANIINSGALPVTLKVVQSKTVGASLGASALPNSILAGAVAICIIFLFMILVYRIPGLMADIALVLFTVLVLGAFVAVKVTLTLSGIAGLLLTIGMAVDANVLIFERFKEELKIGKTVRSAFDAGFHRAMSSIIDSNVTTIISGVILYALGSGEVKGFALTLVIGVLISMVTAIIVTRRLLMWAIDMGLINKASHFGVNLEGSGK is encoded by the coding sequence ATGAAAAAGAAGGGTAGAAGCACCATCTTCTTTATTATAAGCGTTCTTATAATAGCAGGATTAGCCTATTTAGGCAGTACTGGACTTAATGTGGGGGATTACAGAATTAAATCCTTTACAGAATCAATAGATAAAGGTCTTGATCTTCAAGGTGGTGTTTCTGTAGTAGAAGAAATACAAGGTAAGGTAAATAGTGATGCAATGGGTAGGACTATAGAACTTCTAAATTTAAGAGTTAATAAGTTAGGAGTTAGTGAAACAACTGTATCAAGAGTGGGAAACAATAAAATTGAAATTGATGTCCCTGGAATGTACAATAAAGACGAAGTTATAAATAAAATAGGTAAAACTGGTAAACTTAAGTTCGTAGGTCCTGATAAGAAAACAGTTTTAACTGGAAGCGATGTAAAAAAGGCAACAGCAGGTACTGATCCAAATACTAATCAGCCTATTATATCACTTCAATTAAATAGTTCAGGAACAAAGAAATTTGCTGATGCAACACAAAAGTTCTTAGGACAAAAGATATCTATATATATGGATACTGATCTTTTAAGTGATCCAACTGTTGATTCAGTAATAACAGGTGGAAATGCACAGATAACTGGTAATAAATCTATTCAAGAAGCACAGCGTATAGCTAATATAATAAACTCAGGAGCTCTTCCTGTAACACTAAAAGTTGTTCAATCCAAAACTGTAGGTGCCTCACTTGGTGCAAGTGCACTTCCAAACAGTATACTTGCAGGAGCAGTTGCTATATGTATAATATTCTTATTCATGATTTTAGTATATAGAATACCTGGTCTTATGGCAGATATAGCACTAGTTTTATTTACTGTTTTGGTTTTAGGTGCATTTGTAGCTGTAAAAGTTACATTAACACTTTCAGGTATAGCTGGACTTTTACTTACGATAGGTATGGCTGTAGATGCCAATGTTCTTATATTTGAAAGATTTAAAGAAGAACTTAAAATTGGTAAAACAGTTAGATCAGCTTTTGATGCAGGTTTTCATAGGGCTATGTCATCAATAATAGATTCAAATGTTACCACTATTATTTCAGGTGTTATACTTTATGCTCTTGGAAGTGGCGAGGTAAAAGGATTTGCGTTAACACTGGTAATTGGTGTTCTTATAAGTATGGTTACTGCTATTATTGTAACTAGAAGACTTTTGATGTGGGCTATAGACATGGGACTTATAAATAAAGCATCTCATTTCGGAGTTAATCTGGAAGGGAGTGGTAAGTAA
- a CDS encoding DHH family phosphoesterase, translated as MERTGDKLQYFGLKGMHNPFLIEGMNEALQRIAKAINNREKIVLYGYCDVDSIIGMSIMLLVLKYLNADVEYLIPDDFCGSYEVNADYVNDKIKYFGANLLITIGCGINSKESTALLKKLKIDTIVVDYHEMCNEEDYAIVVNPNRKESKYPFNEFCVSGIVFKLCEAISMYYQMKCVNKYLDLAAIGTIHKCEELSGENKIIVDQGIRKIQNTNNYGIEALLKLKSVEKVDIDEVRKLSEAVVPTVNAVGKMDNARIIVQLFTTEDSYKAEQIAKYLNNEFRYKGDFF; from the coding sequence ATGGAAAGAACGGGAGATAAGTTACAATATTTCGGATTAAAGGGAATGCATAATCCATTCTTAATTGAAGGAATGAATGAAGCACTACAGAGAATAGCAAAGGCTATAAACAATAGAGAGAAAATAGTGTTATATGGTTATTGCGATGTGGACAGTATAATAGGTATGTCCATAATGTTATTGGTTTTGAAATACCTTAATGCTGATGTAGAATACCTTATACCCGATGATTTTTGTGGTAGCTATGAAGTAAATGCTGATTATGTAAATGATAAAATAAAATACTTTGGAGCAAATTTGCTTATAACAATAGGATGTGGAATTAATTCAAAAGAAAGTACCGCATTATTAAAAAAGCTTAAAATAGATACAATAGTAGTTGATTATCATGAAATGTGCAATGAAGAGGATTATGCAATAGTAGTAAATCCTAATAGGAAGGAATCTAAGTATCCGTTTAACGAATTTTGTGTTTCTGGAATAGTATTTAAACTATGTGAAGCTATTTCAATGTATTATCAAATGAAATGCGTTAATAAATATTTAGATCTTGCAGCAATTGGTACTATACATAAATGTGAAGAGTTATCAGGAGAAAATAAAATTATAGTTGATCAGGGTATAAGAAAAATACAAAATACCAATAATTATGGAATAGAAGCTTTGCTAAAATTAAAATCTGTCGAGAAAGTTGATATAGATGAGGTAAGGAAGTTATCTGAAGCTGTTGTACCTACTGTAAATGCCGTGGGTAAGATGGATAATGCGAGAATAATAGTTCAACTTTTTACAACAGAGGACAGTTATAAAGCAGAGCAAATAGCCAAGTATCTAAATAATGAGTTTAGATATAAAGGTGATTTTTTTTAG
- a CDS encoding coproporphyrinogen III oxidase, whose protein sequence is MTKIKISDEAHSYAVYHMAILFFDEVKIVKSTLWDYSIVFNNESMEICSKESEPENYKFDLRLNINENVKMAVFKYFSGLTGKRNIPWGTLIGIRPSKIASKLLEENKSDKEIIEYFKVHNSTDEKKAKLCIEVSKNEKKFLKSVDNSVSIYLGMPFCPTRCRYCSFISDTISHCKSYVDDYLKAMMYDIEKTSSYIRQRGLKIGCVYFGGGTPTSVSDEQFETIMKSVYESFIEGNNVKEFTVECGRPDSITRKKLLTMKKYKVHRISINPQTMNDETIKSMGRGHTSKDVIDAFNMAREIGFDNINMDIIIGLPGENLDKINNTCIEILKLKPESLTIHGLSLKRGSKLFEDMLEDKRIEAPNQDDIVNMFEKAYSCARELNMKPYYMYRQKNMVGNMENVGYSLEGKECIYNIQMIEDSQPIIAIGCHGVSKILFKETNRIERYPNLKDVKEYINRIEEKVNGKIYFLKTLYG, encoded by the coding sequence ATGACTAAAATTAAGATAAGTGATGAAGCGCATTCGTATGCTGTTTATCATATGGCAATTTTGTTCTTCGATGAAGTTAAAATTGTAAAATCTACATTATGGGATTATAGCATAGTATTTAATAATGAGAGTATGGAAATTTGCTCAAAAGAAAGTGAGCCTGAAAATTATAAATTTGATTTGAGGCTTAATATTAATGAGAATGTAAAAATGGCTGTATTCAAATATTTCTCTGGACTTACAGGTAAAAGAAATATACCATGGGGAACACTCATAGGTATAAGACCAAGTAAAATAGCAAGTAAGCTTTTGGAAGAAAATAAAAGTGATAAAGAAATAATTGAATACTTCAAGGTTCATAATAGTACTGATGAAAAGAAGGCTAAGCTTTGTATAGAAGTTAGTAAAAATGAAAAGAAGTTTTTGAAATCTGTAGACAATAGTGTGAGCATTTATCTAGGCATGCCATTTTGTCCTACAAGGTGCAGATATTGTTCATTTATATCAGATACCATTAGTCACTGTAAAAGTTATGTGGATGATTACTTAAAGGCTATGATGTACGATATAGAAAAAACATCAAGTTATATAAGGCAAAGGGGACTAAAAATAGGATGTGTATATTTTGGTGGTGGTACTCCAACTTCTGTGAGCGATGAACAATTTGAAACTATAATGAAATCAGTATATGAAAGCTTTATAGAGGGTAATAATGTTAAGGAATTTACTGTGGAGTGTGGAAGACCAGATAGCATAACACGGAAAAAACTATTGACAATGAAAAAGTATAAAGTTCATAGAATAAGTATAAATCCTCAAACTATGAATGACGAGACCATTAAGTCAATGGGACGAGGACATACATCAAAAGACGTAATTGACGCATTCAATATGGCAAGAGAAATAGGCTTTGACAATATAAACATGGACATTATAATAGGACTTCCTGGAGAGAATTTGGATAAGATTAATAATACTTGCATAGAAATATTGAAGCTTAAACCTGAAAGTTTAACAATACATGGACTATCTTTAAAAAGAGGATCCAAGTTATTTGAGGATATGCTAGAGGATAAAAGGATAGAAGCACCAAATCAAGATGATATAGTGAATATGTTTGAAAAGGCATACAGCTGTGCAAGAGAGCTTAATATGAAGCCCTATTACATGTATAGACAGAAGAACATGGTAGGAAATATGGAGAATGTAGGATACTCTCTAGAGGGTAAAGAATGCATATACAATATACAAATGATAGAGGATAGCCAACCAATAATTGCAATTGGGTGCCATGGGGTTTCAAAGATACTATTTAAAGAGACTAACAGAATAGAAAGATATCCAAATTTAAAGGATGTAAAAGAGTACATAAATAGGATTGAAGAAAAGGTAAATGGCAAAATATATTTTTTAAAAACATTATATGGATAA
- a CDS encoding RelA/SpoT family protein, producing MAELSDLLEKIDENCNNVDKDIVIKAYNFAYEAHKHQMRESGEPYISHPLDVACILAEMGMDMSTIVAGILHDVIEDTSYSYDDITEMFSKEVADLVSGVTKLDKITYKTKEEQQADNVRKMLLAMAKDIRVILIKLADRLHNMRTLKFKREQKQKEKAKETLDIYAPLAHRLGMSKIKWELEDLSFRYLKPKEYYELVDLIAEKRVEREEYISKIVEELKLNLEASGITPDIDGRPKHFYSIYRKMLNKSKSLDQIFDLTAVRILVNNIKECYAALGIVHTMYKPIPGRFKDYIAMPKPNMYQSLHSTVIGPEGKPFEIQIRTYDMHKTAEYGIAAHWKYKEGTIESTQNVPQNKNANKDDTKLTWIREMLEWQRETPSAQEFMENFKIDLFSDEIFVFTPKGKVINLPYNATPVDFAYKIHTDIGNRCVGAKVNGKIVPLDYKLKTGEIVDILTTSLVKGPNINWLNSVTSNQAKSKIRSWFKKAKRDENISKGKELLEKESKKQEFNFGEIAKGENLELVLKRYNMNSIDDLYASVGIGAVGASVILSRFKDIYEKNKDNGSLTNEEVLENVNKNIHKEHSSKKISKSEQPGVTVKGVSDVLVRFAKCCTPVPGDPIIGYITKGRGVSVHRTDCTNVNNLIKEDSSRIIEVKWGKSKNESYMAEVEIKAEDRQALLADVVEVISYMEIAIESVNAKTSKGSAYLNLKLKIQDVEHLALLMKKLRRLPGIIDIYRTNS from the coding sequence ATGGCTGAATTATCAGATTTATTAGAAAAGATAGATGAAAATTGTAATAATGTAGATAAAGATATTGTCATTAAAGCTTACAATTTTGCATATGAGGCTCATAAACATCAAATGAGGGAGTCCGGAGAACCTTACATAAGTCATCCTCTCGATGTAGCGTGTATTTTAGCAGAGATGGGTATGGATATGAGTACTATAGTTGCAGGAATACTCCATGATGTTATAGAGGACACAAGTTATAGCTATGATGATATTACAGAAATGTTTAGCAAAGAAGTTGCTGATTTAGTATCAGGGGTAACAAAGCTAGATAAAATAACTTATAAGACGAAGGAAGAGCAGCAAGCTGATAATGTAAGAAAGATGCTTCTTGCAATGGCTAAGGATATAAGAGTTATTTTAATAAAACTTGCAGATAGACTTCATAATATGCGTACTCTTAAATTTAAACGTGAGCAAAAACAAAAAGAGAAGGCAAAGGAGACTCTGGATATATATGCTCCACTTGCACATAGACTTGGTATGTCTAAGATAAAATGGGAACTTGAAGATTTGTCCTTCAGATATTTGAAACCAAAGGAATACTATGAGCTTGTGGATCTAATAGCTGAAAAAAGAGTTGAAAGAGAAGAATACATAAGCAAGATAGTAGAAGAACTTAAACTTAATTTGGAAGCATCAGGGATAACTCCAGATATTGATGGAAGGCCAAAACATTTTTATAGTATATATAGAAAGATGTTAAATAAGAGTAAAAGCTTAGATCAGATTTTTGATTTAACAGCTGTTAGAATACTAGTAAATAACATAAAAGAGTGTTATGCTGCCCTTGGAATAGTGCATACAATGTATAAACCTATACCAGGCAGATTTAAAGATTATATAGCTATGCCAAAACCTAATATGTATCAATCACTTCATTCTACGGTAATAGGACCTGAGGGAAAGCCTTTTGAGATTCAGATTAGAACTTATGACATGCATAAGACAGCTGAATATGGAATAGCTGCTCATTGGAAATATAAGGAAGGAACAATAGAAAGTACTCAAAATGTTCCTCAAAATAAGAATGCAAATAAAGATGATACTAAGCTTACATGGATAAGAGAGATGCTTGAATGGCAAAGAGAAACGCCAAGTGCTCAAGAGTTCATGGAAAACTTTAAGATAGATTTATTTTCAGATGAAATTTTTGTTTTTACACCTAAAGGTAAGGTAATAAATTTGCCGTATAATGCAACACCAGTAGACTTTGCTTATAAAATACATACAGATATAGGAAATAGGTGTGTGGGTGCAAAGGTTAATGGTAAAATAGTTCCACTTGATTATAAGCTTAAAACAGGAGAAATAGTTGATATACTAACAACATCTTTAGTTAAAGGTCCGAATATTAATTGGCTTAATTCTGTTACTAGCAATCAGGCTAAAAGCAAAATAAGGTCTTGGTTTAAAAAGGCTAAAAGAGATGAAAACATAAGCAAGGGCAAAGAACTCTTAGAAAAAGAATCGAAAAAGCAGGAATTTAATTTTGGAGAGATAGCTAAGGGTGAAAATTTAGAGTTAGTATTAAAACGATATAATATGAACTCAATAGACGATTTATATGCTTCTGTTGGAATAGGTGCAGTAGGGGCATCAGTGATATTAAGTAGATTTAAAGATATTTATGAAAAGAATAAGGATAATGGTTCTCTTACAAATGAAGAAGTACTTGAAAATGTAAATAAGAACATTCATAAAGAACACTCCTCTAAAAAGATTTCTAAGAGTGAGCAGCCTGGAGTAACGGTTAAGGGCGTTTCTGATGTCCTAGTAAGATTTGCGAAATGCTGTACACCAGTTCCTGGTGATCCTATAATAGGTTATATTACAAAAGGCAGAGGAGTTTCAGTTCATAGGACTGATTGCACAAATGTAAATAATTTAATCAAAGAGGATAGTTCAAGAATCATAGAAGTAAAATGGGGAAAAAGTAAAAACGAAAGTTATATGGCTGAAGTTGAAATTAAAGCGGAAGATAGGCAAGCTCTTCTTGCGGATGTGGTAGAAGTTATAAGTTACATGGAAATAGCAATAGAATCGGTTAATGCAAAAACTTCAAAGGGATCAGCATATCTCAATTTGAAGTTAAAGATACAGGATGTTGAGCATTTAGCGCTGCTTATGAAAAAGCTTAGAAGGCTTCCAGGCATTATTGATATATATAGAACTAATAGCTAG
- a CDS encoding adenine phosphoribosyltransferase: MDLKDSIRVIDGFPKEGISFKDVTTLIQDKEAYKYSVDKIGEYLKDKNVDLIVAPEARGFLFGAPVAYKIGAGFIPVRKKGKLPCETVEVTYELEYGEDILEMHKDAIKKGQRVAIVDDLLATGGTINSVAKLVEALGGEVVAACFVVELTDLNGKDKLGDYDTMSLVKYNV, translated from the coding sequence ATGGATTTAAAAGATAGTATAAGAGTTATAGATGGGTTTCCAAAAGAAGGAATAAGCTTCAAGGATGTTACTACCCTTATTCAAGATAAAGAAGCATATAAATATTCCGTAGATAAGATTGGAGAGTATCTTAAGGATAAGAACGTAGATTTAATAGTTGCACCCGAAGCAAGAGGATTTTTATTCGGAGCTCCTGTAGCTTACAAAATAGGAGCGGGTTTTATACCAGTTAGAAAAAAAGGTAAGCTTCCATGTGAGACAGTTGAGGTTACATACGAGCTTGAGTATGGAGAAGATATTTTGGAAATGCACAAGGATGCAATTAAAAAGGGCCAAAGAGTTGCAATAGTTGATGATCTTCTTGCAACAGGTGGTACGATTAACTCAGTTGCAAAACTTGTAGAAGCTCTTGGTGGAGAGGTTGTAGCGGCATGTTTTGTTGTAGAGCTTACAGATTTGAATGGAAAAGATAAGCTTGGAGATTATGATACAATGTCATTAGTTAAGTACAATGTATAG
- the dtd gene encoding D-aminoacyl-tRNA deacylase, whose protein sequence is MRAVVQKVKKSSVKVDGKVVGQIGKGINALIGITEGDTLEDIEYLKNKILNLRIFEDEEGKLNKSLKDVNGELLVISQFTLYGDCRRGRRPSFIEALSGDKSEKIYNDFVDLCRKEVPNVQTGVFGAHMDVDIQNDGPVTLLIDSKKVF, encoded by the coding sequence ATGAGAGCAGTCGTTCAAAAAGTAAAGAAATCTTCAGTAAAGGTTGACGGTAAAGTAGTTGGGCAAATAGGAAAAGGTATAAATGCACTTATTGGAATAACAGAAGGAGATACTCTAGAGGACATAGAGTATTTAAAGAATAAAATACTAAATTTAAGGATATTTGAAGATGAAGAGGGAAAATTAAATAAATCCTTAAAGGATGTTAATGGAGAACTTCTTGTAATTTCACAATTCACATTATATGGAGATTGTAGAAGAGGGAGAAGACCGAGTTTTATAGAGGCTCTTTCTGGAGATAAGTCTGAAAAAATATACAACGATTTTGTTGATTTGTGTAGAAAAGAAGTTCCAAATGTTCAGACTGGAGTATTTGGGGCACATATGGATGTAGATATACAAAATGATGGTCCTGTAACTCTTCTTATTGATAGTAAAAAAGTATTTTAG
- the aspS gene encoding aspartate--tRNA ligase yields the protein MGESLNGLKRTIMCGEIRENHIGNRVVVMGWVQRKRNLGGLVFVDLRDREGILQVVFGEEINKDAFMKADLVKSEYCISVSGTLVKRESPNPNMPTGMVELKGEEIKILSESETPPIYIKENLDAAENIRLRYRYLDLRRPDMQKIFKIRHKTTKIIRDFMDEENFLEMETPILTKSTPEGARDYLVPSRNYNGKFYALPQSPQLFKQLLMVSGYDKYFQIAKCFRDEDLRANRQPEFTQVDMEMSFVEEDDVIELNERLIQKVFKEMAGVEVKLPIERMTWKTAMEKYGSDKPDLRFGMEINDISEAVSTSDFKVFKSAIEEGGSVRAIKAPNSADMPRKKIDKLGEFVKTYKAKGLAWIALKEDGIKSPIAKFLKEEELKAIIDKVQGKTGDLILIVADKNSVVFQSLGALRLEIAKELEILKDNKEFRFVWITEFPLLSYNEEEERFQAEHHPFTMPMDEDIEYLESDPGRVRAKAYDIVLNGEELGGGSVRIHDTALQERMFKVLGFTKESAWERFSFLLEAFKFGPPPHAGLAYGLDRLIMFLAGTENIKDVIAFPKNQNAFCPLTEAPNVVDENQIEELGIKVESKEEE from the coding sequence ATGGGAGAATCTTTAAATGGATTGAAGCGAACCATTATGTGTGGAGAAATAAGAGAGAACCATATTGGAAATAGAGTTGTAGTGATGGGATGGGTCCAGAGAAAAAGAAATCTTGGAGGGTTAGTATTCGTAGATTTAAGAGATAGAGAAGGTATACTTCAAGTAGTTTTTGGAGAAGAAATAAATAAGGATGCTTTTATGAAAGCGGATTTAGTTAAATCAGAATATTGTATTTCAGTTTCTGGAACTTTAGTCAAGAGAGAATCGCCAAACCCAAATATGCCAACAGGAATGGTGGAACTAAAGGGCGAAGAAATAAAAATATTGTCAGAAAGTGAGACACCACCTATTTACATAAAAGAAAATCTTGATGCTGCTGAAAATATAAGACTCAGATATAGATATCTTGATCTTAGAAGACCAGATATGCAGAAAATTTTTAAGATAAGACATAAGACTACAAAAATAATAAGGGATTTCATGGATGAAGAGAACTTCCTTGAAATGGAGACACCTATACTTACTAAGAGTACACCAGAAGGTGCAAGGGACTATTTGGTTCCAAGCAGAAATTATAATGGAAAATTTTATGCACTTCCACAGTCACCACAGTTATTTAAGCAGCTTTTAATGGTTTCTGGATACGATAAATATTTTCAAATAGCAAAGTGCTTTAGAGACGAGGATTTAAGGGCTAATAGGCAGCCAGAGTTTACACAAGTAGATATGGAAATGTCATTTGTAGAAGAAGATGATGTAATAGAATTAAATGAAAGACTTATACAGAAGGTATTTAAGGAAATGGCGGGAGTAGAGGTTAAACTTCCAATAGAGAGAATGACTTGGAAAACTGCTATGGAAAAGTACGGTTCGGATAAACCGGATTTAAGATTTGGTATGGAAATCAATGATATAAGTGAGGCTGTAAGTACTTCAGATTTTAAAGTATTTAAGTCAGCCATAGAAGAAGGCGGAAGTGTTAGAGCAATTAAAGCACCAAATTCTGCAGATATGCCTAGAAAGAAGATAGATAAGTTAGGGGAGTTTGTAAAAACTTACAAAGCAAAAGGTTTAGCATGGATAGCATTAAAAGAAGATGGAATAAAATCACCTATTGCAAAGTTTTTAAAAGAGGAAGAATTAAAGGCAATAATCGACAAAGTTCAAGGGAAAACAGGAGATCTTATACTTATAGTAGCAGATAAAAATTCTGTTGTATTCCAGTCATTAGGAGCACTTAGATTAGAGATTGCAAAGGAACTCGAAATTTTAAAGGATAATAAAGAATTTAGATTTGTTTGGATTACCGAATTCCCACTATTATCATACAATGAGGAAGAAGAAAGATTTCAAGCTGAACATCATCCATTTACAATGCCTATGGATGAAGATATAGAATATCTTGAATCTGATCCGGGAAGAGTAAGGGCTAAGGCATATGATATAGTTTTAAATGGAGAAGAGCTTGGAGGAGGAAGTGTTAGAATTCATGATACTGCACTTCAAGAAAGAATGTTCAAGGTTCTTGGTTTTACAAAGGAATCAGCCTGGGAAAGATTTAGTTTTCTACTAGAAGCATTTAAGTTTGGGCCACCACCACATGCTGGTCTTGCTTATGGATTAGATAGACTTATAATGTTCCTTGCAGGTACTGAAAACATCAAGGACGTAATAGCCTTCCCTAAAAATCAAAATGCATTCTGTCCTCTTACAGAGGCTCCTAATGTTGTAGATGAAAATCAGATTGAGGAGCTTGGAATAAAAGTTGAAAGTAAAGAAGAAGAATAA
- the secF gene encoding protein translocase subunit SecF encodes MLKVIKHTKVWFGISLTIIFLGIAFMIYRGVTTGKPLEFGIDFVGGNSMDIKIGKSFNKTDVEKIVDKYIKDSTITTVNNTEVEIKSSTMTDAIGNKIFKDMQKKYNLKSKALVSQEKIGGTIGQELKTKALIALAIALVIILLYIAWRFEFKFGVAAMISLVHDVLVTLAVYGIFAIPLNSPFIAGMLTIVGYSMSDTIVVFDRIRENSRKHRRMSTSEIADFSINETLTRSIYTVLTVLIAVSSVHVFVPSVRDFTKPLLVGIVSGCYSSIFIASPLWVIFKERANKKKLQIKAEAQK; translated from the coding sequence ATGCTTAAGGTTATTAAACATACTAAAGTTTGGTTTGGTATATCTCTTACTATAATATTTTTAGGAATTGCATTCATGATATATAGAGGAGTTACTACAGGAAAACCTTTGGAATTTGGTATAGATTTTGTTGGAGGAAACTCAATGGATATAAAGATAGGGAAGTCCTTTAACAAAACTGATGTTGAAAAGATAGTAGATAAATATATAAAAGATAGTACTATAACCACGGTTAATAATACTGAGGTTGAAATAAAAAGTAGTACCATGACAGATGCTATTGGTAACAAAATATTTAAGGATATGCAAAAAAAATATAATTTAAAATCAAAGGCCTTGGTTTCTCAAGAGAAGATAGGAGGAACTATAGGACAGGAACTTAAAACAAAAGCGTTGATTGCACTTGCAATTGCACTGGTAATTATACTTTTGTACATAGCTTGGAGATTTGAATTTAAATTTGGTGTAGCAGCTATGATATCGTTAGTTCATGATGTACTTGTAACACTTGCGGTATATGGGATTTTTGCAATACCATTAAATTCACCATTTATAGCTGGAATGCTAACAATAGTAGGATATTCTATGAGTGATACTATAGTTGTTTTTGATAGAATAAGAGAAAATAGCAGGAAGCATAGAAGAATGAGTACATCTGAAATTGCTGATTTTAGTATAAATGAAACTTTGACAAGATCAATTTATACGGTTCTAACTGTTTTAATAGCAGTCTCTTCAGTACATGTATTCGTTCCATCTGTAAGAGATTTTACAAAGCCTTTACTTGTTGGTATAGTTTCTGGATGCTATTCTTCAATATTTATAGCTAGTCCATTATGGGTTATATTTAAGGAAAGAGCTAACAAAAAAAAGCTCCAAATTAAAGCAGAAGCTCAAAAATAA
- a CDS encoding MBL fold metallo-hydrolase, protein MKISVIQAGAYMTNCYILVDEKSNESVVIDPGDAPQAILEAFKDTETNLKFVLLTHGHADHTAAVAELKKEYNVDVYMNKDDCKLIENGEYMFGDKSENATKYVDDGDELQFGELKIKCIKTPGHTPGGMCYLVDNYLFSGDTLFNSSIGRTDFPGGDFSTLINSIKSKLMKLDENIVVYPGHGEGTTIGYEKIHNPFI, encoded by the coding sequence ATGAAAATTAGTGTAATTCAGGCTGGAGCATATATGACAAATTGCTATATACTCGTTGATGAAAAATCCAACGAAAGTGTAGTTATAGACCCAGGGGATGCACCACAGGCTATTTTAGAAGCTTTTAAGGATACAGAGACGAACCTTAAATTTGTGCTATTAACTCATGGACATGCAGACCATACAGCTGCTGTGGCAGAGTTAAAAAAGGAATATAATGTGGATGTCTACATGAATAAAGATGATTGCAAGTTAATAGAAAATGGAGAATATATGTTTGGTGATAAAAGCGAAAATGCTACGAAGTATGTGGATGATGGTGATGAACTTCAATTTGGAGAATTAAAAATAAAATGCATCAAAACACCTGGTCATACTCCGGGTGGAATGTGCTATTTAGTGGATAATTACTTGTTTTCTGGAGATACGCTTTTTAACAGTTCTATAGGCAGAACAGACTTTCCAGGAGGGGATTTTTCTACTCTTATAAATTCAATAAAAAGTAAACTTATGAAACTCGATGAAAACATTGTTGTATATCCGGGACATGGTGAAGGAACTACTATAGGATATGAAAAAATTCATAATCCTTTCATTTAA